A single genomic interval of Centropristis striata isolate RG_2023a ecotype Rhode Island chromosome 8, C.striata_1.0, whole genome shotgun sequence harbors:
- the fez2a gene encoding fasciculation and elongation protein zeta-2 isoform X1 translates to MAAPIAHFDEDWPILGDLSMVSDRRLLQKGRVSAAAAGETLPQLLLQNEDIPELNDCSFSPGDTGVFRSMEDLVNDFDEKLSACFHNFNAKTDRIAPVREITEDALLEKDEIWKALTSNYGHVMPVDWNQSLTRSHHIPTFNLEEKPRKTDVTAELSDDEELREQLDMHSIIVSCLAEEPLFTAEQVIEEIEEMMQDSPDMEAGHNPSQSDLSMLSLDVQRTTRSPSFELKVRTLSVAELNERLEEMEANIRRFSEELVTQLALRDELDFEKEVKNSFISALIDVQNRQKEHRELLKKKKKLKGGAGTSQGHAEKTVGSRFSVEGLSSVIQNSFRQTFGSGCSERQYLTTVIPYEKKGHPPSLEDLQILTKILQAMRDDSDKVPSLLTDYILKGELFSFLVCRVIYWQCVCTVNDVSLEPVDQ, encoded by the exons ATGGCTGCACCTATCGCACATTTCGACGAAGACTGGCCGATCCTGGGTGATCTGAGCATGGTGTCCGACCGGAGGCTGCTGCAGAAAGGCCGTGTGTCCGCCGCCGCTGCGGGGGAAACACTAccgcagctcctcctgcagaatGAGGATATCCCGGAGCTGAACGACTGCAGCTTCTCCCCGGGGGACACCGGAGTTTTCCGGTCCATGGAGGACCTGGTGAACGATTTTGACGAAAAGTTATCCGCGTGTTTCCACAATTTTAACGCCAAGACGGACCGCATCGCTCCAGTGAGGGAGATCACCGAGGACGCGCTGCTGGAGAAAGACGA AATCTGGAAGGCATTGACCAGTAACTACGGCCATGTGATGCCGGTGGACTGGAACCAGTCTCTTACTCGCTCCCACCACATCCCCACATTCAACCTGGAGGAGAAACCC AGAAAGACTGATGTCACTGCGGAGCTGTCGGACGATGAGGAGCTGAGGGAGCAGCTGGACATGCACTCCATCATCGTCTCCTGCCTCGCCGAGGAGCCCCTCTTCACCGCAGAGCAG GTTATCGAGGAGATAGAGGAGATGATGCAGGACTCTCCTGACATGGAGGCAGGGCATAATCCGTCTCAGTCGGACCTCTCGATGCTCTCTCTGGATGTCCAGAGGACCACCAGGAGCCCAAGCTTCGAGTTGA AGGTGAGGACCCTGAGCGTTGCAGAGCTGAATGAGCgtctggaggagatggaggcgAACATCAGGAGGTTCTCAGAGGAGCTGGTGACACAGCTGGCGCTCAGGGACGAGCTGGACTTTGAAAAAGAGGTGAAGAACAGCTTCATCTCAGCGCTCATCGACGTACAGAACCGGCAGAAGGAGCACCGGGAgctgctgaagaagaagaagaagcttaaAGGTGGAGCCGGGACGTCGCAGGGCCACGCGGAGAAAACGGTTGGATCA CGCTTCAGCGTGGAGGGACTCTCCTCCGTCATTCAGAACAGCTTCCGGCAAACTTTTGGCAGCGGGTGCAGTGAAAGACAG TATTTGACAACAGTCATCCCATATGAGAAGAAGGGACACCCTCCATCACTTGAGGACCTCCAGATCCTGACTAAGA TCCTACAAGCTATGAGAGACGACAGTGACAAGGTGCCCAGTCTCTTAACAGACTATATTCTCAAAGGTgagcttttctcttttcttgtttGCAGAGTGATATATTGGCAGTGTGTCTGCACTGTAAATGATGTTTCACTGGAACCAGTGGATCAATGA
- the fez2a gene encoding fasciculation and elongation protein zeta-2 isoform X2: MAAPIAHFDEDWPILGDLSMVSDRRLLQKGRVSAAAAGETLPQLLLQNEDIPELNDCSFSPGDTGVFRSMEDLVNDFDEKLSACFHNFNAKTDRIAPVREITEDALLEKDEIWKALTSNYGHVMPVDWNQSLTRSHHIPTFNLEEKPRKTDVTAELSDDEELREQLDMHSIIVSCLAEEPLFTAEQVIEEIEEMMQDSPDMEAGHNPSQSDLSMLSLDVQRTTRSPSFELKVRTLSVAELNERLEEMEANIRRFSEELVTQLALRDELDFEKEVKNSFISALIDVQNRQKEHRELLKKKKKLKGGAGTSQGHAEKTVGSRFSVEGLSSVIQNSFRQTFGSGCSERQYLTTVIPYEKKGHPPSLEDLQILTKILQAMRDDSDKVPSLLTDYILKVLCPT; this comes from the exons ATGGCTGCACCTATCGCACATTTCGACGAAGACTGGCCGATCCTGGGTGATCTGAGCATGGTGTCCGACCGGAGGCTGCTGCAGAAAGGCCGTGTGTCCGCCGCCGCTGCGGGGGAAACACTAccgcagctcctcctgcagaatGAGGATATCCCGGAGCTGAACGACTGCAGCTTCTCCCCGGGGGACACCGGAGTTTTCCGGTCCATGGAGGACCTGGTGAACGATTTTGACGAAAAGTTATCCGCGTGTTTCCACAATTTTAACGCCAAGACGGACCGCATCGCTCCAGTGAGGGAGATCACCGAGGACGCGCTGCTGGAGAAAGACGA AATCTGGAAGGCATTGACCAGTAACTACGGCCATGTGATGCCGGTGGACTGGAACCAGTCTCTTACTCGCTCCCACCACATCCCCACATTCAACCTGGAGGAGAAACCC AGAAAGACTGATGTCACTGCGGAGCTGTCGGACGATGAGGAGCTGAGGGAGCAGCTGGACATGCACTCCATCATCGTCTCCTGCCTCGCCGAGGAGCCCCTCTTCACCGCAGAGCAG GTTATCGAGGAGATAGAGGAGATGATGCAGGACTCTCCTGACATGGAGGCAGGGCATAATCCGTCTCAGTCGGACCTCTCGATGCTCTCTCTGGATGTCCAGAGGACCACCAGGAGCCCAAGCTTCGAGTTGA AGGTGAGGACCCTGAGCGTTGCAGAGCTGAATGAGCgtctggaggagatggaggcgAACATCAGGAGGTTCTCAGAGGAGCTGGTGACACAGCTGGCGCTCAGGGACGAGCTGGACTTTGAAAAAGAGGTGAAGAACAGCTTCATCTCAGCGCTCATCGACGTACAGAACCGGCAGAAGGAGCACCGGGAgctgctgaagaagaagaagaagcttaaAGGTGGAGCCGGGACGTCGCAGGGCCACGCGGAGAAAACGGTTGGATCA CGCTTCAGCGTGGAGGGACTCTCCTCCGTCATTCAGAACAGCTTCCGGCAAACTTTTGGCAGCGGGTGCAGTGAAAGACAG TATTTGACAACAGTCATCCCATATGAGAAGAAGGGACACCCTCCATCACTTGAGGACCTCCAGATCCTGACTAAGA TCCTACAAGCTATGAGAGACGACAGTGACAAGGTGCCCAGTCTCTTAACAGACTATATTCTCAAAG